The Burkholderia pyrrocinia genome has a segment encoding these proteins:
- a CDS encoding ClcB-like voltage-gated chloride channel protein, translated as MLSFLLKLRTRAQTLFRLSDAHTMLIWSAIVGVGGAFATMAFREGIDVMQRLISGHSGSFVQMAKSLPWYVRFWMPAAGGFLAGCVLLLATRGDKKSGKTDYMESVALGNGIVPVRQSLWRSVSSLLTIGSGGSIGREGPMVQLAALAASLVGRFVHFDPPRLRLLVACGAAAGITSAYNAPIAGAFFVSEIVLGTIAMESFGPMVVASVVANIVMREFAGYRPPYEMPVFPAVTGPEVLLFVVLGALCGVLAPQFLHLLDASKNQFKRLPVPLPVRLALGGLVVGVISVWTPDVWGNGYSVVNHILHSPWTWQALIAVLVFKVIATSATVGSGAIGGVFTPTLFVGAVFGSLFGLVMEAVWPGHTSAYFAYAIVGMGAFMAGATQAPLMAILMIFEMTLSYQVVLPLLVSCVFAYFVARATGTTSMYEITLHHHQDAQERLRLRTTQMRELIQPAQTVVSLTASVADMTRVFLEYPVKYLYVTDDAGRFRGAVALKDITSDLLDKRDTTDKTAAHYAHTPFPLLTPDMPLATALERFMAFQGERLPVIESEAEPTLAGVVYKTSLLDAYRRMTGER; from the coding sequence GTGCTCTCGTTCCTGCTGAAGCTGCGCACTCGCGCCCAAACGCTGTTCCGCCTGTCGGACGCCCATACGATGCTGATCTGGTCGGCCATCGTCGGCGTCGGCGGCGCCTTTGCCACCATGGCGTTCCGCGAAGGCATCGACGTGATGCAGCGCCTGATCTCGGGGCACAGCGGCAGCTTCGTGCAGATGGCGAAGAGCCTGCCGTGGTACGTGCGGTTCTGGATGCCGGCCGCGGGCGGTTTCCTCGCCGGCTGCGTGCTGCTGCTCGCGACGCGCGGCGACAAGAAATCCGGCAAGACCGACTACATGGAATCCGTCGCACTCGGCAACGGCATCGTGCCCGTGCGGCAGAGCCTGTGGCGCAGCGTGTCGTCGCTGCTGACGATCGGCAGCGGCGGCTCGATCGGCCGCGAAGGCCCGATGGTGCAGCTCGCGGCGCTCGCCGCGTCGCTCGTCGGCCGCTTCGTGCACTTCGACCCGCCGCGCCTGCGCCTGCTGGTCGCGTGCGGGGCAGCTGCCGGCATCACGTCCGCGTACAACGCGCCGATCGCCGGCGCGTTCTTCGTGTCGGAGATCGTGCTCGGCACGATCGCGATGGAGAGCTTCGGGCCGATGGTCGTCGCGTCGGTCGTCGCGAACATCGTGATGCGCGAATTCGCCGGCTATCGGCCGCCGTACGAGATGCCGGTGTTTCCGGCCGTCACGGGCCCCGAGGTGCTGCTGTTCGTCGTGCTCGGCGCGCTGTGCGGCGTGCTCGCGCCGCAGTTCCTGCACCTGCTCGACGCGTCGAAGAACCAGTTCAAGCGGCTGCCCGTGCCGCTGCCCGTGCGGCTCGCGCTCGGCGGCCTCGTCGTCGGCGTGATCTCGGTATGGACTCCGGACGTGTGGGGCAACGGCTACAGCGTCGTGAACCACATCCTTCATTCACCGTGGACCTGGCAGGCGCTCATCGCGGTGCTCGTGTTCAAGGTGATCGCGACCTCCGCGACGGTCGGCTCGGGCGCGATCGGCGGTGTCTTCACGCCAACGCTGTTCGTCGGCGCGGTGTTCGGTTCGCTGTTCGGGCTCGTGATGGAAGCCGTGTGGCCCGGCCATACGTCGGCGTATTTCGCGTACGCGATCGTCGGGATGGGTGCGTTCATGGCGGGCGCCACGCAGGCGCCGCTGATGGCGATCCTGATGATCTTCGAGATGACGCTGAGCTACCAGGTCGTGCTGCCGTTGCTGGTGTCGTGCGTGTTCGCATATTTCGTCGCACGCGCGACGGGCACGACGTCGATGTACGAGATCACGCTGCACCATCACCAGGATGCGCAGGAACGGCTGCGGCTGCGCACCACGCAGATGCGCGAGCTGATCCAGCCCGCGCAGACGGTCGTGTCGCTCACCGCGAGCGTCGCCGACATGACGCGGGTGTTTCTCGAATATCCGGTGAAGTACCTGTACGTGACCGACGACGCCGGGCGCTTCCGCGGCGCGGTCGCGCTGAAGGACATCACGTCCGACCTGCTCGACAAGCGCGACACGACCGACAAGACGGCCGCGCACTACGCGCATACGCCGTTTCCGCTCCTCACGCCCGACATGCCGCTCGCGACCGCGCTCGAACGCTTCATGGCGTTCCAGGGCGAACGGCTGCCGGTGATCGAAAGCGAAGCCGAGCCGACGCTCGCGGGCGTCGTCTACAAGACGTCGCTGCTCGACGCGTACCGGCGGATGACCGGCGAGCGCTGA
- a CDS encoding TetR/AcrR family transcriptional regulator: protein MKPQRLTREQSRDQTRERLLNAAHRIFLKKGYVAASVEDIAAAAGFTRGAFYSNFRSKSELLLELLERNHEAVRADFEAIFDEGGTREQMEAMTLAHYRTLFRDDEFSLLWGEAKLQAARDAKFRVRFNQFLHGKRLQMAEFIQRFADRSGTPLLLPAETLAFGLMCLCDGVQSYYTADPQHVPADVAESVLAGFFARVVLGRAPD from the coding sequence ATGAAACCACAGCGCTTAACCCGCGAGCAGAGCAGGGATCAGACGCGCGAACGTCTGCTGAATGCCGCGCATCGTATTTTTCTGAAGAAAGGCTATGTGGCCGCGAGCGTCGAGGACATCGCGGCCGCGGCCGGCTTTACGCGCGGCGCGTTCTACTCGAATTTCCGCAGCAAGTCGGAACTGCTGCTGGAGTTGCTGGAGCGCAACCATGAGGCGGTGCGGGCCGATTTCGAGGCGATCTTCGACGAGGGCGGGACGCGCGAACAGATGGAAGCGATGACGCTCGCGCATTACCGGACGCTGTTCCGCGACGACGAATTCTCGCTGCTGTGGGGCGAGGCGAAGCTGCAGGCCGCGCGCGACGCGAAATTCCGCGTGCGCTTCAACCAGTTCCTGCACGGCAAGCGCCTGCAGATGGCCGAATTCATCCAGCGCTTCGCCGATCGCTCGGGCACGCCGCTGCTGCTGCCGGCCGAGACGCTCGCGTTCGGGCTGATGTGCCTGTGCGACGGCGTGCAGTCGTACTACACGGCCGATCCGCAGCACGTGCCGGCCGACGTGGCCGAATCGGTGCTCGCGGGGTTCTTCGCGCGGGTCGTGCTGGGGCGTGCGCCGGACTGA